The genomic stretch CTTTTTGCAGCAGGTTCGCCAAAAACTCCTCATAGCACATTTCTTTTTGGTTGGCTTCTCGGATCTGTTCCTCGGCATACTGCCGTATCATAGAAAGCTTCAATTCCGCACTGGATGCCATTACCGACTCCATCCAAGCTTTGCGGGGGGACTGACTCATGCAATCGCCCCTTCCATTTGTAAGGTATGGGTGCCAAACAGATCGTCATATTGACGTAATTGTGCTTCAGCGTGCTGTAAAATGGCTTGCGATGCCTGTGAAGACTGCAAGGTTGGAACTACCGTTTCCCGTCCTTTGGCGCATAGGGCTTTCACTTTAACCGTCGTCACGTGGCTTGGGTGTATCTTATACAACTGCTGAATGCTACGCTGCACTTCTTCTAGTTTGGCCTCGTCACGTAAATAGTGCAGCAGCTCTACAAAATCCTTTTCACGTCTGGTATAATAAGTCTCATACATGTGTTTGATGTGGGATTGAGCCTGCGCAAGTGCCGTGCTACCGGCTAATGCGCCAGGCTTTTTCTTTAGGGTATCAAGGTAATGGTCCAGTTCTAATCGCCATTCATGGCATCCAACGAGTCGGTTATGTTCGGCGATCTTTGTTTCCTCATAAAAGCATTGAATAAGACCGGAGTAGATCTTAACCAGGACGAGCTTGCCAACCAGATGATCGGGAACGGAGTAATGGTTTTGGTCTACAATGACCGTTGCATATTTATCTACCCGTGCATGTACAACACGTGCGGCGTCAAACAGGGGTGGTTTCACGAATAAGAAAGGTCGTTCTTCCTCTAAGCAGGCTATCGCTGACTTACCTTCCCGGCTATCTTGCGACTTATGGTTCAGTCGTTCACATACTCCGAGCAGATAGGCATTAGCTTCCTCCAAGGTTTCAAACGTATCCCGAAAAGCGAATGCTTTGCGCCGGACGACCTCAACCGTACGCTCCACATGGCCTTTTTCGTTGCCGCTATGGATGTTACAAAACCTGAATCCAAAGCCATAGTAAACAGACAGTTGCAGCAATCCATCGGTAGGTTCTTTCTCCGTGCCGACAAAGCGTTTAACGGCAACCTTCATATTGTCGTAGACGAGCGTTTGGTATACACCATTTACCTGTGCGAAGAATCTGGCGTGCGCCTCCTGAAAGCATTCGGTGGTCTGCTTGGTAAACAAATGAGCGTAGCGGTAGTTCCCATAAGCAGAGGTAAAGGCAGCCATTTGGAATACTCGGAGCGTTCCATTCACCGTAAGTTTGACCTCACCCCAATCGAATTCACATACATCGCCAGGCTCATAAGAGGCTTTAATGTAGGCTTCTTTCGTTTGTTGCTCCAGCTTTCTAATGGCACGCAAAACAGTACTGTAACTAATATTCGCACCATCTGCCGCCATCGCTTCATAGATATCCATCGGCTTTTTCTGCTGTTTACGTTGTCCCTTTCTCCGTTTCTCTTCATTTTCTTCTAGATGCGCCTGAATGATCTGCTCCATGGCTGCTGTTAACTTACGTTTCGGGCGCTTTCCAGTTGTATACGTTGGCGTTTCTACAATACTTCGAATAAGTTCAATCTGCCCATCTTCTCCGCTAATGAGTTCCTTTCTTTGATCTTCATACCGCTCAATGTATTTACGAATCGTCTTACGATCCACGCCTATCATTCGGCTAATCTCTCTCTGCGACCTTCCATCACGATAATTCATCAAGATTATGTTCTGTTTTTGAATCAAGCTGATCATCTCTCCCTGCCCCCATATCATCGTTCTGACTCTATGGGTTTATCGGTTTAAGTGGGGGAGTTTTAAATGATTATGCTGGCGTACTTTTAAGTTAACAGATACAAGCAAGTCCGAGAGGGTTAGTTGAATGTACAGAAGTCAGCAGAAGCCATAGTAGGCAAGTTGTTGCAACAGGTTGCTGAAGGGCTGAACATGGAATAGGAAAGAGACGACTTGACCGTTCGAGGATGGGTGTTCAAAGCAGACAATCCCGGT from Paenibacillus sp. FSL H8-0548 encodes the following:
- the istA gene encoding IS21 family transposase — translated: MISLIQKQNIILMNYRDGRSQREISRMIGVDRKTIRKYIERYEDQRKELISGEDGQIELIRSIVETPTYTTGKRPKRKLTAAMEQIIQAHLEENEEKRRKGQRKQQKKPMDIYEAMAADGANISYSTVLRAIRKLEQQTKEAYIKASYEPGDVCEFDWGEVKLTVNGTLRVFQMAAFTSAYGNYRYAHLFTKQTTECFQEAHARFFAQVNGVYQTLVYDNMKVAVKRFVGTEKEPTDGLLQLSVYYGFGFRFCNIHSGNEKGHVERTVEVVRRKAFAFRDTFETLEEANAYLLGVCERLNHKSQDSREGKSAIACLEEERPFLFVKPPLFDAARVVHARVDKYATVIVDQNHYSVPDHLVGKLVLVKIYSGLIQCFYEETKIAEHNRLVGCHEWRLELDHYLDTLKKKPGALAGSTALAQAQSHIKHMYETYYTRREKDFVELLHYLRDEAKLEEVQRSIQQLYKIHPSHVTTVKVKALCAKGRETVVPTLQSSQASQAILQHAEAQLRQYDDLFGTHTLQMEGAIA